One Clavelina lepadiformis chromosome 1, kaClaLepa1.1, whole genome shotgun sequence genomic region harbors:
- the LOC143471427 gene encoding uncharacterized protein LOC143471427: protein MECHPSGKHVKIILRRISDMILEDLKSIQQDGVKLEFAKIQENMEDMYLKLLAQSKITETMNNAMPIEETLQPSAIQSESDTSICIQEVHSEKASVVAHLEAIEETSLSLQEIEIFPIETDATFTLMSNNVFPQLENEGNATFDDEVVDSENLNKENSHEEYSKLATKFPDKNITNRESNFGEVKCSTIVRIDKIKHFCCTVCDKSFTQKSNMKIHSKTHKSIKLYQCRVCCKSFSRNNTLKEHMRVHTGERPYQCKVCCKSFSRNSHLQLHMKFHTGERPYQCVVCCKSFSRNSDLNQHMKVHTGERSYQCKVCCKSFSQNNTLKQHMKVHTGERSYQCKICCKCFSQNNTLKQHFKIHTGERPYECDVCLKSFSQNSHLQRHIKVHTGERSYQCDVCLKSFSQNSHLQRHIKVHTGERSYQCDVCLKTFSLNSHLQRHIKVHTGERPYQCKICCKSFSLCSHLQRHMKIHTGERFYQCDVCCKSFSENSSLQRHMKVHTGERPYQCKICCKSFSLNSTLKQHMKVHTGERHYQCKICCKSFSRNSTLKQHMKVHTVERPFQCKVCCKAFSQNGHLQCHMKVHTEECP from the coding sequence ATGGAGTGTCATCCAAGTGGTAAGCATGTCAAGATTATTTTGAGAAGAATCAGTGATATGATTTTAGAAGATTTAAAATCTATACAACAAGATGGTGTGAAGTTGGAATTTGCcaaaatacaagaaaacatGGAAGACATGTATTTAAAGCTTCTTGCACAATCAAAGATaactgaaaccatgaacaatgcaatgccAATTGAAGAAACATTGCAACCATCAGCTATTCAGTCTGAGTCTGATACTAGCATTTGTATTCAGGAAGTTCATTCTGAGAAGGCATCAGTTGTAGCTCATCTTGAAGCTATTGAAGAAACATCTTTGTCACTGCAGGAGATTGAAATTTTTCCGATTGAGACAGATGCTACATTTACTCTCATGTCAAATAATGTTTTCCCTCAGTTGGAGAATGAAGGGAATGCAACATTCGATGATGAGGTTGTTGATTCTGAAAACTTGAATAAGGAAAACTCACATGAGGAATACAGCAAATTGGCTACGAAATTTCCtgataaaaacataacaaatcGTGAGAGCAATTTTGGAGAAGTTAAATGTTCAACAATTGTTCGAATTGACAAAATAAAGCATTTCTGTTGCACGGTTTGTGATAagtcttttacacaaaaatctAACATGAAAATTCATTCAAAGACTCACAAGAGTATAAAGTTGTATCAATGTcgagtttgttgcaaatcattttcacgaaacaaCACTTTAAAGGAAcatatgagagtccacactggagaacgtccttatcaatgcaaggtttgttgcaaatcattttcacgaaacagcCATTTGCAGCTTCATATGAAAttccatactggagagcgcccttatcaatgtgttgtttgttgcaaatcattttcacgaaacagcGATTTGAATCAACATATGAAagttcacactggagagcgctcttatcaatgcaaggtttgttgcaaatcattttcacaaaacaacactttgaagcaacatatgaaagtccacactggagagcgctcttatcaatgcaaaatttgttgcaaatgtttttcacaaaataacactttgaagcaacattttaaaatccacactggagagcgtccttatgaatgtgatgtttgtttgaaatcattttcgcaaaatagccatttgcagcgtcatataaaagttcacactggagagcgctcttatcaatgtgatgtttgtttgaaatcattttcgcaaaatagccatttgcagcgtcatataaaagttcacactggagagcgctcttatcaatgtgatgtttgtttgaaaacattttcgctaaacagccatttgcagcgtcatataaaagttcacactggagagcgcccttatcaatgcaaaatttgttgtaaatctTTTTCACTTTGCAGccatttgcagcgtcatatgaaaatccacactggtgagcgctTTTaccaatgcgatgtttgctgcaaatcgtTTTCAGAAAACAGcagtttgcagcgtcatatgaaagtccacactggagagcgcccttatcaatgcaagaTTTGCTGCAAATCGTTTTCACTAAACAGcactttgaagcaacatatgaaagtccacactggagaacgccattatcaatgcaaaatttgttgcaaatcattttcacgaaacagcactttgaagcaacatatgaaagttCATACTGTAGAGCGcccttttcaatgcaaagtttgCTGTAAAGCATTTTCACAAAACGGCCATTTGCAATGTCacatgaaagtccacactgaaGAGTGCccttaa
- the LOC143471499 gene encoding uncharacterized protein LOC143471499, whose protein sequence is MPKRQRLDLLATQVELMTEYWQQGMRDLSDPRVAEAAVSAYLTENQVKVWIKDTWTEHSTSASSLGKPTNISCKRRVSGYNLYSSSLKKDGIVYRQWATK, encoded by the exons ATGCCTAAAAGACAGAG ACTCGATCTGCTGGCTACTCAGGTAGAGTTAATGACTGAGTATTGGCAACAAGGAATGCGGGATCTTTCAGATCCCAGGGTTGCTGAAGCCGCTGTTTCAGCATATTTGACCGAGAATCAAGTGAAG gTCTGGATAAAAGATACTTGGACAGAACATTCCACCAGCGCTAGTTCCCTCGGAAAGCCTACAAATATTTCTTGCAAAAGAAGAGTGTCAGGCTATAACTTGTATTCTTCTTCTCTTAAAAAGGACGGAATTG tttatAGACAATGGGcaacaaaatag